From the Lycium ferocissimum isolate CSIRO_LF1 unplaced genomic scaffold, AGI_CSIRO_Lferr_CH_V1 ctg3077, whole genome shotgun sequence genome, one window contains:
- the LOC132043934 gene encoding uncharacterized protein LOC132043934 → MGGPPENALTALNNVKSLRIGGMLFRTVQEVSCVIYLITSCPKLQELTIECETMNTMNDVAEPIVQFLRDQSSLYGVMKMLQRVRMSTFGGLEMEMEFVRFILAYAPVLDKISIWNYSCLLIQTGRRLTDKMKQFQRASPNVEIIVDEVDVED, encoded by the exons ATGGGAGGTCCGCCGGAGAATGCTCTGACTGCTCTGAACAATGTCAAATCTCTTAGAATTGGGGGAATGTTATTTAGAACCGTTCAGGAGGTTTCGTGTGTTATTTACTTGATTACGAGCTGCCCTAAATTACAGGAGTTGACCATTGAATGT GAAACAATGAACACAATGAACGATGTTGCGGAACCTATTGTACAATTCTTACGAGACCAATCAAGCTTGTATGGTGTTATGAAGATGCTTCAAAGAGTGCGTATGAGTACTTTTGGTGgtcttgagatggaaatggaaTTTGTGAGGTTTATATTAGCATATGCACCTGTACTTGACAAAATTTCCATTTGGAATTATTCATGTCTCCTCATTCAGACGGGTAGACGACTGACGGATAAGATGAAACAATTCCAACGAGCATCACCCAATGTTGAAATCATAGTTGATGAAGTTGATGTAGAAGATTAG